A segment of the Manis javanica isolate MJ-LG chromosome 17, MJ_LKY, whole genome shotgun sequence genome:
TCCTATTTCAATGAATTTAGCTCTAAGCTTTATAAATACAGGCTGTTTATTCACTGTCACATGCATTTGGCAGAGACACAAAGGAAGCAGATGGGAATGCTTTACAATGGAAGCAAGGTTCCAGGTATGCGCTGAATAGAATACTGGCACCGGGAGGCTGAGTGGAGGCGGGGATCCTTTGTGACTCATTAGGGTACATGTGTGGCATTCTCTCATCGGCCCTAAGTAGGCAGAAATTAAGAAAGGTACCAATAGTTAAGCCTGTAACTGCGAACTTCTTAAAACATATTGTAGAAAGCTGAATATAGGATATTTAGGGCATCCTGACAAAGTAAATACAGGCATCAGGGCCAAATCATTAAATACAGGACATGTTCTTGAATTGCAGCCAGGTCAAGGCAGGATAAAGGCAGAGAGGCAGGCTTTGGGACACATACCTTATTAGGATCTCTGGGTGAATGCTTTGTGGTTCCTGGACAGAGGCCAAATTGGTCAATTCAAACAAAAAAGGGGTTTTGGTAAGCCCCAAGGAGGTCTCATCTCAGGGGCAGGGACATAAGACATACAGATGCTGGCAAGTGGGGGAGATTGTTGATCACAGGGCCTTTGGGAATTCCTGTCAGGAACTTACATTTGCTCGTGTCTCTGCAGGCTGCTTTGTAGGGTGTGTGCTTCCATTAGGGGGCGAGTATCTGATTAATGGGCCCTGCAGGCTGCTTGGCCGAACAAAATGGATGCTGAGGCAGCAGTACCATTGAGTGACTTTAATGTCTTGGAACTGAGAGGCACAGCATACATACCACGGAATCCCACATGAAACCATGGCACATACAAGAAGGGGGTTGGAGAATGCCTTTGTCTAAAGAGCCAGGAGTACCTAGGTGGGGACATTCCCTATTGGGTGGAAGTGAATACGTATGTTAAGGTTTGTTCTTGGTGTGTTGGTAGCATGGGTTTTGCGGTGCTGTGAAAACTGACTTGCAAGATAAAGAAGTACACGTCTTCTTTGTTTTGGCCTTGTGATAAATACAAAGACATCTCTAAGAAAACTCGGAACAGTCCTGTATACACAGCATCTGGCAACCCTATTCCCGTGTGTCCCATGCACCTGCTGTTTTGCCAGAAACCCAATAGGTGCCCACTAAGCATTTCTTGGATCAGTGAATATTGCAGCACAGCTTCCCTATTCAGTTTCACCATTCTGGCAAGTGTTTGAAAGTATCACCTCCTGAATGTGGCCAAGGTTCCAACAGAGCCCCAGGTTCAGCTTCATTCTTTGATTTGATTCTTTGATTCTTTGAGTTTGATTCTCTCTCTCAAACTTCATtgagatcttgttttttttttttttttgctatgtcaCAGGTATGTTTCCCTAGAACTATTTCCACTACTTCCTTTGAATAACTACATAATCATTATTAATACCTTTCAGTAATTGCAATTTCACAAATAATTTCAACTCCCTGTGGAGACACTTACTGTAATTTTAGGTGAAATAACAAGTCACTTCCCAGGAAGAAGATAGGATAGTGAAAATACCCCACCTTTGCACTGGGGACACAGTGCTTCCCTTGTACACATGCTCTATGAAAAGACCACATGCTGTCCTAGCAGAAGGTGGCCGGTGATAAGTCATTTTCTTTACAGTTTCAGAttctttaaataatgaaaattatctcAGATACGGagtaatatttgaataaatgtatTGCTCACTGGGTTTAAACACAATCACTGACTATACAGCCAATAAAGTTTTTCTGGGAACCAGAGGCACAATTTCACCCTTTCTACCTACTTCTGTGCCTCCTGTCATCCCGCCTCCCATCTTCCCACCCATAGCTCAGTCTgaagtcttttctttcttgtccTCGGCTAAATATACTGAACCTCATTAAAATGACCCTAGAGCGTCAGtctgtgtattttaaatgtaACAACTGATAGCTACGAGTGGACTAACAGTCATTATGATAAGGTGTGACCCTTTGCATGTGTAGCCTTTGGGAACTTGCTGCCCTTCATAGAATCTGCAATAACAGGTTCCTAACCTTTTCCTAGACTACTTTCCAAGAAATCTGAGTATGTCCCCTGTAAGACAAGCAAAGCCTCGCGCTGTCTTTGGAGCCATGTAATTCCATTTCCCTGAACTCCGACCTTTGCCTGCCACGCAGAAAGTCACGCTGACGTAGGTCTGTTACGGCTGCAGCAGAAACTACAATATCCAGCAGTCTCTGCGGTGCGCAACGGTGAGTGCCTGAGCCAATGAAGGCTTAGGAGTAGAGGGTAGCTTCCGTACGTGCCCTGTGTGTGGGCGGGACTTCTGGCGGTCCTTCCCTTTGTCGCTTCGGTTTCTCCGGGGTCGTTCACGGTTCAGGGCTTCCGGAGCTTCGTGGCACCGCGGTGACGCGGCGGAAGCGCGCTGCGAGAGGCTCTGTCCCTTCCGCGCAGGGGCGGCTGTGAGGCTGGACGGAGCCTGTGCTGCCGACGCGGCGCCCTCGCTCCGCCCGGCCGCCCGCCGCTCTCGGCCGCGCTCTGCGCACTGGCCGGGGGCGGAGGCGGTGCCCACAAACCGGCCCAGGTGGGTGCCGCGCCCCCCGAGCCCTCGCCCTCCCGACGCCCTCCTCCGGGGTGCAGCGCGCACCGAGGCGCCCGCCGAGTTCGCGCAGGCAGGCCCGTGCCCGGCGTGGAGCTCGCCCTCGTGAGGGGCCCCCGGTCCAGCCGTTCGTCCCGGGGGCGGCCTGTGCGGAGGCTCCGGGAGACCTGAGCCCTGTCTCCGGGGACAGGGTCCGGAGGAGGCTCGCCTGCCGCGTCAGCCGGAGCAGCTGGACTCCGTGGGAGGTTGTGAAGGGACAGCGGTGGGCGAGGAAGTTTAAAGTGGGTAAAAACAAGTCGGGAGTGGAGGCCGGTGAGGTCCCGAGGAGGCCCCAGGAGAATTGGGTAGGGGCTGGACCAGGGTGGGGGCGGCAGAGGGGAGATATGAGGAGACTGGATTCCTGCTGCATAGCATACAGTTGTTAAGCAAAAGTAGGGAGCGAACCAGTGTCCCGAGTTGTTTCTTCCCTGAATTTCTAAGTCTGGAGATGGGGAAGACACAGCACAAGTAGCAGGTTTCAGGGGGAAGATTAAGATTATTGGATTTTGGACATGTTGATTCCGAGTTGTATTAAGATAGAGATGTCACAAGGTGGAGGCATCGTATATGTAGCCGAACATAAAGGGGTCTGGAATTTGAGGACGGGGACACGTTAGAGCTACCGGAGGGGTGGAGGATGTGGACCGAACCAGAGCACGGCCTGGGGATCAGTTTGAGGAGGGGGTCTTAGACTGCGATTCCCGATGGGCCGTGTGGTGAGGGCAGGGTGTGCGGGGCGGGCGTTGGCGGACCTGGGACGGGAGGGACTCTGGCCTGCGGCTCCGAGAGGGAGGCCCCTCTAGGGGCTGAGGAGCTTCACTTCAGTGCATCCTGCCGTGTGCGCTGGTGTAGATTCTCTGTAGGCTCTTCACTAGCCGACCCCAGGGCCATTCGCTATggaacaagggaaagaaaggtcTGCCAGGCTGGTGGAGTTGTTGGGCCTAGACCACGGCACTGTGGCTTCACCTCCATCGTTGAGGGCAAAAGAGAGGGCTCAGTGCTTCAGTCAGGGACCCCCAACAAGCTCTTTATTGAGGATTACTTAGCAGTCAGGCCTGGCTGCTGGTGGACCAGTAGCTTACCTGCCTTCTGAGCCCCCTCTTTACTACCTTAACAAAGTACGAAAAATTTACTGATAAAGCACTAATTAACCACTATTCCTGAGAGTATGTACACACAGGTAAACAATGAGAAACGAGCCTGTTTGATAAGTTAAATTTGTGCGAACATTTCACAATTGATTTGACATTAATTGACCTCTTATTTGCTTATGATATAAAGTTTTCTATGTGACATCTTTTGAAGTCTTAAAAAGCAGTGAAAGTAAGCACCCCAAATtttaaaatcctaccatttcatTTGCtctgaaaatatattctaaacTGTTGATCCTATGACAGTGGTAGCCCATACATAGCCTGTATCTCTTATATTTGGTGCCAATATGAGCCCTGTGAGCTTGGAAGCACTCTTCTTAtcttcagcattttttttcttaggcCCTGGAAGGCTTAGTCCTTCTCCCCTAGTCACCCAGTTGGTGacctgaaaacagaaaaaacaaggcAGCATTGTTTTCTGAAGGAGCTGAGCTTAGATCATCAGGCTGAGATCACTTTGCTCCGGGCAAGGCACTTGTGGGGTCCAGCTCAGCTTGTAGGATCCTGCCACAGTTACCCATTTTTCTCATTGCTTCTCTCTTCCTACAGGGTCTCATGGCAGTGGCTGAAATGCTCGTGGACCCAGTACAGGTGAGTGGAGAGTGTCCCACCTTTCACCCATCCCAAATATCACCCCAGTGGTTTCTACACCCAGGTGTATATACCCTAAGGGAATGGCAGTGCCGTGGCACTtctgcccttctctctctcttgagTCTGAAGACTGTGCTTTTACCAAGCCTAGGATTCTATGTTTAGTCTGAGGTTATATGTGGAACAGTTACTATTTCTGACAATGATGGAGTCAGTTATGGCGGGGAGTCCACGCCACAGGATTCAAATGTTCAGATGCTCGCAGGTGAGGCCTAGCTAGGATGTTCAGGGAGCTGCAGGTCTTTCACATCTGATGGGAATGGGGAGGCAGTGGGGAATAGGGCTGCACAGATATCAGGCCTTGAATGATAGCCTAGGTCCTGGGCCTCTAATCTGAGATTGGTGGGAGTTAAGGAAGGTTTGAAGCAGAAGAGGGTGCTGGGACCTCTGCTgcagggtgggaggaggcagctgagGGTAGGGAGTGTGGGAGGGATTTCTTGCAGTATTCCAGGTGAGTGTGAGGTGGCTGCCCACGAATGCTGGCTGTGGAGGTGGAGGACTGCTTGCCTTCTGGGTGTGTCTGCACAAAGCTGCCCACATTTAGTGATGCAGTGAGGGTGCGGGCTAGGGGACGAGATGGGAGTCAGGGACGGCTCAGGACTTTTGACCTTCCCTGGAAGGATGGGGGTTCTATCCGTTGAGATGGGGAGGTCAACCATAGAGGGAATACTTCAGAGGAAAGAGGAGGCGGTCAGGTTTGTCCTCGCACAGATGTTCCAGAGACTCCAAGGGGCAGTGTCTGGTGGGCCCTTTTACGCAGAGGCCCAGAGTTCCAGGGATGGATTCATGTCTGAGACAGCCACAATGTAGCTGCCGGTGTGCAGCTGACATGAAACTAGGTCAGGTTTCGGAGGCAGCATCTCTGAGCTATGGTGTCCATGTCATTGTAGGACAAAGTATGGGAATGAAGGCTCTCTTGAATGGGCACCTGGGTGGAGGTGTGGTTATCAGAGAGACCCGCTGATGCAGCAGAGGTCCATGTGTTTGCATGTGACAGTGGGTATAGGAGTGGGGAAATCTTTAGAAGCAACAGTGGATGTGAGATGGATGGAGACGGGGGAGATGGGATCAGTGACGAGACTCACCAGACCTCTGGTGGGGGGGAGGGTGTGGGTGGCGATGTCAGTGCAGCTGAGCTTCAAGTGAGGAGAGGCGAGGTTCTGGCTGCATAAGGAACGGCTAAGtgcagggcagaggggcaggggccAAGGGCATGTGAGGTCCTTGCAAAGGAAGGGAGGTCGAGGATGATGCAAGAAACAGCCCTGGGGGGAGGTCTTCAAGGCAGGGCTTGGGGCTGGCCATGGCACTAGAGTACTTTGGTATTCAGGGGCAGCATTGGGGCTGAATTAGGAGCCAGGGGCATTTGCCATGCACTGCCTGGATTCCAGGTGCAGAGTGGCCCATTGGGGATGAAGGAAATGActgtggggaggctgggtgggtcTGTGGAGTTGTCACTGTGGAGGGGTTGGTGTTGTGAGGGAGGAGTGAGTGCAGGGGAGGGAGAGTGTGAATGCTTGTCTCTAGGTCTGGCCCTGGGTGCTTCAGGGAGAAGGAGTCTGAGTTTGCTTGTCTTGAGAGTGAAGATGAGGGGGGACCCCAGGGAAACTGGCAGGGAACGGATAAGGCCCTGCATGCTAGGCGCACAGCCTGTGGACACCCCACATATTTTATGCTGTGTGCTGGACACAGTGATCAGGAGAAACAGGCACCCAAGCCACCAGGACCTGGTAACTCTTCCACAGCAGGAAGTCAGGGAGCAGAATGAGCAGGGGGATGTATGGGGGAGGATTGAAGGTCCTGGAGAGAGAAGTGCATCAATGACTGTACCCATGCAATTCTAGTTTATGGAGGTGAGTGATGACGTGCAAAAGCCAATGATGTTGACAGGGTTTTATTACTTAGATTTCTGAGGAAATGTAACACAAGGCTGTGAGGGGAAGCACTGGATTTGGTTAGGAGGCATGACACGAGCCAAAGGAAACCTTAGGTCAGAACCTGTTTTGGACTTTCCAAGTGAGATGCAGAGAGGGTAGGAAGAAAGACTTCAGGATAGCTAGTGTGTATAATTCCAGTGTGCCTGCGGTATAGGAGCTGTCCCTTGTTGTCTGGCACCTGGCCCAGGGCTGGTTTAAGGCAGGAGAAACACTGACTGTGTGAGAGTTAAGGAGTGGTCCACACTCTGGGCTCTGTATTACAGCTGAGCAATTGCAGATGGCCATGTAAACATTCCATTTGTTTTGCCCTGTAATTAATGGATGGCAAATAGATAAATACAGAATTGAAGGAAACATAATTAAAACAAGAAGCTGTTCATGAACCAAACTGTTCCAATTTCGGCAGAGACATGTGGTCTTTGAGGACGTGGCCGTACATTTCTCCCAGGAGGAGTGGGGCCTCCTAGATGAAGCTCAGAGACTCCTGTTCCATCATGTGATGCTGGAGAACTTTGTCCTTTTGTGCTCCTTAGGTAAGGCCTACCCTCCTACCCCAGTACCCTAGGCTGGGCTCTGTCTCCCTGGGACACCTCTGACCATCCCACAGTGCAACCAGAGGTCCTATTTCCTTTCCTGGTTCCCTGGCATATATGTGTTGTTGGTGCCAGGGCTGGGCTGTGGCCACTGACTGCCTGACCCCAAGCAGCCCACCCCTGCTGCTCTGAGGCCTGGCAAGACAGGGCTCAGGAGTCAAATCTTGAACTTTACCTGAGAGATCCCTCAGACCTGGCCTGTCTGTGGTAGGGTCACTCAGTTTAGATGTTCGGAACCTCGATGCCTCAggccttccttcttcctcttgctGACATTTTTTGGGGACTGCTTGTGCCAGGAATTTCAGGCACCCAACGTGGTTACTAATTTTGGGGACCACTGGGTTATTTCCATAGTCTCTCCTATGAAGTTCTTAAAATTTTAGAGTGTTGGATGTCCTGTGTTGTGTGGCCACTCCTTTTCCTATCTTGCTTAGGACTGGCCTCTTCCAGGTGCCACATTAGTGCTTACCTTGGGCCATGGGGAAGATCCTGGGTGCCTGCTAGTGTGGACATTCCTACATCAATTGTAAGAGACACTCTAAAGTACACGGCCCTGGTGCCAGGGGGATGGGAAAAGAAGTGATGTCAGAGCTGAGTACCTGTCCTTTGTCCACTATTGTGTGATTCCAGGACCAGTAGCCACACCTCATTTCTACCTTTCttccccattttcatttctgctcCGACTTCTAGTCCCCTTTCTGCCACAGTCAGTCCATACCTATGTGGGCTTCAGCTCTCCCATCCTGTTTCATTGCTCCCTTTGCAGTGTCCTCTGCCATTTGACTTACACTTAAGATGTCATGAGGTTGCCATATTCCTTATATAGTCCTTGAACTGCAGCATCTCTGTTGTACTCAGCTATTTCTAGGTCTGAACACGACCTTCTGCTGAGTGCTCATGAATCGCCAGCAGCCATGGCCCTGTTGAAAGCCGTTTGCAAAGGAGTGACTTACAGACCTTGCCTCTCCTCCCCACACAGTGCCTGCTATGTTCTGAACGTTTATGCCTCCCCAGAGTTCATATGTTATGAGCCTCATGTCCTAGCAGCCCTTATGAATGGGTCTAGTGCTCTTATAAGAGAGACCACACAGAGTTTCCTAGCCCCCTCCACTATGTGAGGACACAATGAAACTCTGCAACCtaaagagggccctcaccagaccATGCTTggaccctgatcttggacttcaacCTCTAGAACTATAAGaaatgaatttctattgtttataagcctCCCTGTCGATGgcattttgttagagcagcctgaATGGATCAAGTACTCTTCCTTGAGTCCTTAACCATTATGGGAGCTTGCCAGGCTGAGCTCTGCACAGCAGGCCTTCCTCTCACTGGCTCTTGTCCCCAGTGTCTGTCTGCAGTCCTGTGGACTTCTTAGTGGGAATAATATCCCATGGACCTCTCACCGTGAAGTCAGCAGGCACTTCACCAGCATTTCTCTGCTTATAGGTTCTTTGCATGGAGCCCAGGATGGGGAGCTACCTTGTGAGCAAGGTAATTCTCTAGCAGTGCCACAGGTCAGGACTCCAAAGCCAGATCCATCCATCCTGGAGGCTCATCCCTGTGATACATCTAGCCCACTCTTGACAGACATTTTGCACCTGGATGAGCATGATGGAACACACCCTGAGCAGTACACTTGTGGGACAAACCTGCACCAGCACCAAAAGGAGCAGATCAGAGACAAACTTTGCAGAAGTGATGAGAGGAGGCCTTCATTTGTGATGAACAGCAGTGTTCACATGGCAGAGCATACTTTCATATGCAGAGAAGGTGAGAAGGACTTCCCAGCCAGCACAGGCCTTCTCCAGTGCCTGGGCACTCACAGTGAGTTTAAGCCACAAAGGGACGCCAAGTGCAGGGAGGCCTTTGGAACTGGAGAGAATGATTATATGTGTACtcagtgtgggaaagccttcagccAAAAACAGATTCTTGTTCAGCACCAGAAAATCCACACTGGAgtaaggccttatgagtgtagcAGATGTGGGATGGCCTTCATTAGAAAATTCCATCTTGTTCAGCACCAGAAAAcccacactggagaaaggccttttaagtgcaatgaatgtgggaaattctttaGGTACAACTCCACACTCATTAGTCACCAGAAAGTTCATACTGGGTTAAGCCCTTATGAGTGCAGCAAATGTGGGGAATTCTTTAAGTATAATGCCAACTTCATgaaacatcagagaattcataatggggaaaggccttatgagtgcagagaatgtgggaaattctttaGGTACAACTACAGACTAGTAAGACATGAGAGAGTTCACACAGGAGAAAGGCCTTATAAATGCAGTGAGTGTGGAAAATTTTTCAGGTACAGCTCCACATTCATTAGACATCAGAGAGTTCACACTGCagaaaggccttatgagtgcAGTGAATGTGGAAAATTCTTTAGGTACAATTCTACACTAATTAAACACCAGAGAGTTCACACCGGAGAAAGGCCGTATgagtgcagtgaatgtgggaaattctttCGGTATACCTCCACGCTCATTAGACATCAAAGAGTTCATACTGTagaaaggccttatgagtgcAGCTTATGTGGGGAATTCTTTAGGTACAAGTCCAAGCTTATTAAACATTGGCAGAATCACACTGGAGAAAGACCTTACgaatgcagtgaatgtgggaaatccttTAGGTACCACTGCAGACTCATTAGACATAagagagttcacactggagaaaggccttatgagtgtagcGCATGTGGGAAATTCTTTCGGTACAACTCCAACCTCATTAAACATTGGAGAAATCACACTGGAGAGAGGCCTTATGACTGCAGTgtatgtgggaaagcctttagcCACAAACATATACTTGTTGAGCATCAGAAAATCCACACTGGAGAAAGACCTTACAAGTGCAACAAATGTCAGAAGGCCTTCGTTAGAAAGTCCCACCTGGTTCATCACCAGAAAATCCACAATGAAGATAAGCCTATGTTTACCACGAATATGGGGGATTCTTTGGGTGCAACTCCATCCTGTTAATTAGAGTTCACACTGGTAATGGCCTTATGAGTGCAGAGAATATGCTAAGTCCTTTACCACTCCAAACTCATTACACTGGAGAGAAGCCTTAGGTGTTCACACTGGAATAGGGCCTAAATGAGTACAGTGAGTATGGGTAATTGTTTGGCTACAGTTCCCCACTCATTAGAC
Coding sequences within it:
- the LOC108392441 gene encoding uncharacterized protein isoform X1, which translates into the protein MAVAEMLVDPVQRHVVFEDVAVHFSQEEWGLLDEAQRLLFHHVMLENFVLLCSLGSLHGAQDGELPCEQGNSLAVPQVRTPKPDPSILEAHPCDTSSPLLTDILHLDEHDGTHPEQYTCGTNLHQHQKEQIRDKLCRSDERRPSFVMNSSVHMAEHTFICREGEKDFPASTGLLQCLGTHSEFKPQRDAKCREAFGTGENDYMCTQCGKAFSQKQILVQHQKIHTGVRPYECSRCGMAFIRKFHLVQHQKTHTGERPFKCNECGKFFRYNSTLISHQKVHTGLSPYECSKCGEFFKYNANFMKHQRIHNGERPYECRECGKFFRYNYRLVRHERVHTGERPYKCSECGKFFRYSSTFIRHQRVHTAERPYECSECGKFFRYNSTLIKHQRVHTGERPYECSECGKFFRYTSTLIRHQRVHTVERPYECSLCGEFFRYKSKLIKHWQNHTGERPYECSECGKSFRYHCRLIRHKRVHTGERPYECSACGKFFRYNSNLIKHWRNHTGERPYDCSVCGKAFSHKHILVEHQKIHTGERPYKCNKCQKAFVRKSHLVHHQKIHNEDKPMFTTNMGDSLGATPSC
- the LOC108392441 gene encoding zinc finger protein 547-like isoform X2, which encodes MAVAEMLVDPVQRHVVFEDVAVHFSQEEWGLLDEAQRLLFHHVMLENFVLLCSLGSLHGAQDGELPCEQGNSLAVPQVRTPKPDPSILEAHPCDTSSPLLTDILHLDEHDGTHPEQYTCGTNLHQHQKEQIRDKLCRSDERRPSFVMNSSVHMAEHTFICREGSKP